One region of Niallia sp. Man26 genomic DNA includes:
- a CDS encoding alpha/beta hydrolase, producing the protein MTVSGLKQTYLKVSGINLYCEYILNDKPPILLIHGFASSTYTFRRIVPLLQEHYSVVAVDLPGFGKSEKSTSFIYSFQNYAKLMLECMEQFGYSNAHIVAHSMGGQIALYMAMMAPEKVNKLVLLCSSGYLKRAKKPLVFTSYLPYFEKLVYHYIQRRGVIHHLKNVFFDQTLINDEMIREFGKPLDDMGFYKALIRLLRHREGDLLPKQLNDIQVPTLLIWGEEDRVVPVGVGKRLVSDLPDAQLITYEKTGHLITEERPELVFKNIMMHIN; encoded by the coding sequence ATGACTGTCAGTGGATTAAAACAAACCTATCTTAAAGTATCTGGTATCAACTTATACTGTGAATACATATTGAATGATAAACCACCAATTCTTTTGATCCACGGCTTTGCATCCTCAACTTATACGTTTCGACGCATTGTACCTTTATTGCAAGAGCATTATTCTGTCGTTGCTGTTGACCTCCCTGGATTTGGGAAAAGCGAGAAATCGACTTCGTTTATATACAGTTTTCAAAATTATGCGAAGCTAATGTTAGAATGCATGGAACAGTTTGGATACTCTAATGCTCATATTGTTGCTCATTCGATGGGAGGTCAAATAGCGCTTTATATGGCCATGATGGCTCCTGAGAAAGTTAATAAATTAGTTTTATTATGTAGTTCTGGATATTTGAAACGGGCGAAAAAACCGCTCGTTTTCACTTCATATTTACCTTACTTTGAGAAGCTTGTTTATCATTATATTCAAAGAAGGGGTGTCATACATCATTTGAAAAATGTCTTTTTTGACCAAACATTAATCAATGATGAAATGATTCGAGAATTCGGTAAACCGCTGGATGATATGGGATTTTATAAGGCTTTAATCCGACTCCTGCGACATCGTGAGGGAGATTTACTGCCAAAACAGCTGAATGATATACAAGTGCCAACATTATTGATATGGGGCGAGGAAGACCGTGTTGTTCCAGTGGGGGTAGGAAAACGCCTTGTTAGTGATTTACCCGATGCACAGTTAATTACCTATGAAAAGACAGGACATTTAATTACAGAGGAACGTCCAGAGCTTGTTTTTAAGAATATCATGATGCATATAAACTGA
- a CDS encoding radical SAM/SPASM domain-containing protein, translating into MKKFKKFYLEITSVCNLACSFCPPTERQKQFISVEDFSKRLDQIKPHTDYIYLHVKGEPLLHPKIGDLLDVSHEKGFKVNITTNGTLINKKREKLLNKPALRQMNFSLHSFDGHIGSKDKEGYVRSILSFIKEATSQSDMIVSLRLWNLTQDNTTNLERKRNRELLEIIEKEFELDFKIEEKVTPGSGVKLAERIFINQDYEFQWPALHEEEDDGKGFCYGMRNQAGILANGTVIPCCLDGEGVINLGNINDNSFSDIIEMDRAKNLVEGFSRRVAVEELCRKCGYRKRFGK; encoded by the coding sequence GTGAAAAAATTCAAGAAGTTTTACTTAGAGATTACAAGTGTATGTAATCTTGCATGCAGCTTTTGTCCGCCAACAGAACGACAGAAGCAATTCATTTCTGTGGAGGATTTTTCTAAGCGATTAGACCAAATTAAACCGCACACAGACTATATTTATTTACACGTAAAGGGTGAGCCGCTGCTTCATCCTAAAATAGGCGATTTGTTAGACGTAAGCCATGAAAAAGGGTTTAAAGTTAATATTACAACAAATGGAACATTAATTAATAAAAAGAGAGAAAAATTACTAAATAAGCCTGCGCTAAGACAAATGAATTTCTCACTCCATAGCTTTGATGGCCATATTGGTTCTAAAGATAAGGAAGGGTATGTGAGAAGTATTCTTTCCTTTATTAAAGAAGCAACGAGCCAATCTGATATGATAGTTTCCCTGAGATTATGGAATCTCACTCAAGATAATACGACGAATTTGGAAAGAAAACGAAACAGAGAGTTGCTTGAAATTATCGAGAAAGAATTTGAGTTAGACTTCAAAATTGAAGAGAAGGTCACACCAGGAAGTGGTGTTAAACTAGCGGAACGCATCTTTATTAATCAAGATTACGAGTTTCAGTGGCCTGCATTACATGAGGAAGAAGATGATGGAAAGGGCTTTTGCTATGGTATGCGTAATCAAGCAGGTATTTTAGCAAACGGAACGGTTATTCCTTGTTGTTTAGATGGTGAGGGAGTTATTAACCTTGGTAACATTAATGATAATTCATTTTCTGATATTATCGAAATGGATAGAGCAAAAAATCTTGTAGAGGGTTTTTCACGAAGAGTGGCAGTAGAGGAACTCTGCAGAAAATGCGGATATCGTAAAAGATTTGGAAAATAG
- a CDS encoding HTH domain-containing protein, with the protein MKKVERINTVMRYINNRAHFTISEIMQEFNISRSTATRDIKEIESMGMPLVAEVGRDGGYYVMNNSVLPNVHFTDSEIKALFIAFMATRNQQLPYLKSRQSLAEKLLGLLSENQQDDLVLLNQILLFEGTNPHNPDLLDLSDLPHPTLEKLIQTLLLDSYLLINIKEEKEISSYPIFLLHLYREKSLWIIEGFDLKDEKRRIIPVDNLTNVEPYPTKNRVSKKKILEKLHKQQEVYNIVLELGPRAIAQYKKYHPLKVSISYTNPYQTAAILKVFINVKNPEELTEWTNWLLFLGRDIKVKELPEEVLDDLRERLWLFDA; encoded by the coding sequence ATGAAAAAAGTTGAACGGATTAATACTGTTATGCGCTATATTAATAATCGTGCCCATTTTACAATTTCTGAAATCATGCAAGAATTTAATATCTCTCGTTCAACAGCTACCAGAGATATCAAAGAAATTGAAAGTATGGGAATGCCGCTTGTTGCTGAGGTTGGAAGGGACGGAGGATATTATGTAATGAACAACTCTGTTTTGCCTAATGTTCACTTTACCGATAGTGAAATCAAAGCTCTTTTTATTGCCTTCATGGCAACAAGAAATCAACAGCTCCCATATCTTAAGAGCAGACAGTCTTTGGCTGAAAAGTTACTTGGCCTTCTTTCAGAAAATCAACAAGATGATTTAGTGCTTTTAAATCAAATTTTACTGTTTGAAGGAACCAATCCTCATAATCCTGATCTTCTTGATTTATCAGATCTTCCACATCCAACATTGGAGAAACTTATCCAAACACTACTTTTGGATAGCTATTTACTGATTAACATTAAAGAGGAGAAGGAAATAAGCTCTTATCCAATTTTTCTCCTGCATCTGTACCGTGAAAAAAGTCTATGGATAATTGAAGGCTTTGATTTAAAAGACGAAAAGAGGAGAATTATTCCTGTCGACAATCTCACCAATGTAGAGCCATATCCTACAAAAAATAGAGTAAGTAAGAAAAAGATTTTAGAAAAACTACATAAACAGCAGGAAGTATACAACATTGTCTTAGAACTTGGTCCAAGGGCGATTGCACAATATAAAAAATACCATCCACTAAAGGTATCCATTTCTTATACGAATCCTTATCAAACTGCAGCTATTCTAAAGGTTTTTATTAACGTTAAAAATCCAGAGGAATTAACTGAATGGACAAACTGGTTGCTTTTTTTAGGTAGAGATATCAAGGTCAAGGAATTGCCTGAAGAGGTTTTAGATGATTTGCGAGAGAGATTATGGTTATTTGATGCATAA
- a CDS encoding GyrI-like domain-containing protein: protein MAEYTLEEKESFTVLGLGIELKSDYTDYAGINKEKSDFWEAVKKDGRLNTLKALATNDYIFAVNEAVNNKMMHYAGVMSEETLPEEESRVIQFPKGFYLIVKGEALTAEELSNKLTGIAFGQVLPEVQNIAYVGGPNASVEMEQRNGLIYGEMWIPVVKK from the coding sequence ATGGCAGAGTATACTTTAGAAGAAAAAGAAAGCTTTACGGTTTTAGGTTTGGGAATTGAGCTAAAAAGCGATTATACAGACTATGCTGGTATAAATAAAGAAAAGTCAGATTTCTGGGAAGCTGTCAAAAAAGATGGAAGACTTAACACTTTAAAAGCACTCGCTACAAATGACTATATTTTTGCTGTTAACGAGGCAGTGAATAACAAAATGATGCATTATGCCGGTGTCATGTCAGAGGAAACCTTACCAGAAGAGGAATCTAGAGTTATCCAATTTCCTAAAGGATTCTATTTAATTGTCAAAGGAGAAGCACTGACAGCTGAGGAGCTAAGCAATAAACTTACTGGGATTGCCTTTGGTCAAGTCTTACCAGAAGTACAGAATATCGCTTATGTTGGTGGACCAAACGCAAGTGTTGAGATGGAGCAGCGAAACGGTTTAATATATGGTGAAATGTGGATTCCGGTTGTTAAGAAATAA
- the rlmH gene encoding 23S rRNA (pseudouridine(1915)-N(3))-methyltransferase RlmH — protein sequence MNISIITVGKLKEKYLKQGIEEYTKRLSSYSKIEIIEVPDEKAPEVLSEAEMIQVKDKEGERILAKVPADAHVIALAIEGKQKSSEELAETLDKLATYGKSKVTFIIGGSLGLSSQVLKRADDKLSFSKMTFPHQLMRLILVEQVYRAFRINRGEPYHK from the coding sequence GTGAATATCTCGATTATAACTGTTGGGAAATTAAAAGAAAAATATTTAAAACAAGGAATAGAAGAATATACAAAGCGACTATCAAGTTATTCTAAAATAGAAATAATTGAAGTGCCAGATGAAAAAGCCCCAGAGGTTTTAAGTGAGGCAGAGATGATTCAAGTTAAGGACAAAGAGGGGGAAAGGATACTTGCAAAAGTGCCGGCTGACGCTCATGTCATCGCATTAGCCATAGAAGGTAAACAAAAATCCTCCGAAGAGCTTGCCGAAACATTGGATAAGCTCGCAACCTATGGAAAAAGCAAAGTAACCTTCATTATTGGTGGTTCGCTAGGCTTGAGCAGCCAAGTATTAAAAAGGGCAGACGACAAGCTTTCCTTCAGTAAGATGACTTTTCCCCATCAGCTTATGCGCTTGATATTGGTGGAGCAGGTTTATCGGGCGTTTCGGATTAATCGGGGGGAACCGTATCATAAGTGA
- a CDS encoding CxxH/CxxC protein, translated as MIYSCEEHVDIAIDTIVNEYETFPSLEKIDEEKKLSTTCEYCKNNAIYIVANK; from the coding sequence ATGATATACAGCTGCGAGGAACATGTTGATATAGCAATAGATACAATCGTTAATGAGTATGAAACATTCCCGTCTTTAGAGAAAATAGACGAAGAAAAAAAGTTATCAACAACCTGTGAATATTGTAAAAATAACGCAATATATATTGTGGCGAACAAGTGA
- a CDS encoding trypsin-like peptidase domain-containing protein, whose translation MANDEEFRYEEYKRSRPQRKRRGYFFAGLVGAIIGALIIVLLLPRLSQLGILSMLQGSNSGTNYSGITQGVTVDVDTDVTKAVDIAADAVVGITNLQESGFWADASESEAGTGSGVIYRKSGNAAYIVTNNHVVEGASELEVTLANGKKISAELIGSDIWTDLAVLKVSSQEITKVAEFGNSDALKSGEPVIAIGNPLGLTFSGSVTQGIVSGLDRTIPVDINNDGVADWQSEVIQTDAAINPGNSGGALVNIKGQLIGINSMKISESSVEGIGLAIPINSAIPIIEDLEQNGEVQRPYMGVELESVSDIPGYYQEEALKLPKDLTTGVAIKSVSPNSPAEKAGLKELDVIVELDGEEITDLVELRKHLYTDKKVGDKLKIKYYREGKEKTTELTLAEDKM comes from the coding sequence ATGGCAAATGATGAGGAATTTCGTTATGAAGAATATAAACGGAGCAGACCTCAGCGAAAACGCAGAGGCTACTTTTTTGCTGGCTTAGTTGGTGCAATTATTGGGGCATTAATCATTGTCCTGTTGCTTCCCCGTTTATCACAATTAGGAATACTGTCCATGCTGCAAGGTTCAAACAGCGGAACAAATTACAGTGGAATCACACAAGGTGTAACTGTTGATGTTGATACAGATGTTACAAAAGCAGTTGATATTGCTGCTGATGCAGTTGTCGGAATAACAAATTTACAAGAGTCAGGTTTTTGGGCAGATGCAAGTGAATCCGAGGCAGGCACAGGTTCTGGAGTTATTTATCGCAAAAGCGGAAATGCTGCTTATATCGTAACAAATAACCATGTTGTAGAAGGAGCTTCAGAGCTTGAGGTTACCCTTGCAAACGGTAAAAAAATTAGTGCTGAGCTTATCGGTAGCGATATATGGACTGACTTGGCAGTGCTTAAGGTGAGTTCACAGGAAATTACGAAGGTTGCTGAGTTCGGGAATTCAGACGCGCTTAAGTCAGGCGAACCAGTTATAGCTATCGGAAATCCCCTCGGTCTAACCTTTTCTGGTTCGGTTACACAAGGAATCGTCTCTGGGCTCGACAGGACAATTCCAGTTGATATCAATAATGATGGAGTTGCTGACTGGCAATCAGAGGTTATTCAAACCGATGCGGCAATCAATCCAGGTAACAGTGGAGGAGCACTAGTTAATATTAAGGGTCAGCTTATTGGCATTAACAGTATGAAAATCTCTGAATCCTCTGTAGAGGGAATAGGTTTGGCTATCCCTATTAATTCTGCCATTCCCATAATAGAAGACCTCGAGCAGAATGGTGAAGTACAACGCCCTTATATGGGAGTTGAGCTTGAGTCTGTGAGCGATATACCAGGGTATTATCAAGAAGAGGCGCTTAAGCTGCCAAAAGACTTAACTACAGGTGTTGCCATTAAATCAGTCTCTCCTAATTCTCCTGCAGAAAAGGCAGGCTTAAAAGAATTGGATGTTATTGTTGAACTGGATGGTGAGGAGATTACCGATTTAGTAGAACTTCGCAAGCATTTGTATACAGATAAAAAAGTCGGCGATAAGCTTAAAATTAAATATTATCGTGAAGGTAAAGAGAAAACAACAGAACTTACATTAGCAGAAGATAAGATGTAA
- a CDS encoding MBL fold metallo-hydrolase, translating into MHFSVLASGSTGNAIYVESGEHAFLVDAGLSGKQMETLFQGIDRKMDKLSGIFVTHEHSDHIKGVGIIARKYKLPIYANEKTWRAMEPLIGEIPVEQKFQFDMETVKTFGDVSIESFGVSHDAAEPMFYIFHQGDKKLVLITDTGYVSDRMKGIIRNADSYVFESNHDVQMLRMGRYPWNIKRRILSDVGHVSNEDAAIAMSEVIGDRTKHIYLAHLSMDNNIKDLARMSVTQTLEQRGIELSDQLGLFDTDPKKPTNLMAI; encoded by the coding sequence ATGCATTTTAGTGTTCTCGCGAGTGGGAGTACAGGCAATGCTATATATGTAGAATCAGGGGAACATGCTTTTTTAGTTGATGCAGGCTTGAGCGGAAAGCAGATGGAAACACTGTTCCAAGGCATCGACCGAAAAATGGACAAGCTGTCTGGTATATTCGTTACACATGAGCATAGTGATCATATTAAAGGTGTTGGCATTATAGCGAGAAAGTATAAGCTGCCAATTTACGCTAATGAAAAGACGTGGAGGGCAATGGAGCCTCTAATTGGGGAGATACCGGTTGAACAGAAGTTTCAATTTGATATGGAAACAGTCAAAACATTTGGAGATGTCTCCATTGAATCATTTGGCGTTTCCCATGATGCGGCAGAGCCAATGTTTTATATTTTTCATCAAGGAGATAAAAAGCTTGTGCTTATAACGGACACTGGCTATGTGAGTGACCGCATGAAAGGGATTATCCGCAATGCTGACTCCTACGTTTTTGAAAGCAATCATGATGTACAAATGCTCAGAATGGGAAGATATCCGTGGAATATTAAAAGAAGGATATTGAGTGATGTTGGCCATGTTTCCAATGAAGATGCTGCTATTGCAATGAGTGAGGTCATCGGTGACCGCACCAAGCACATTTATTTGGCACATTTAAGCATGGATAATAACATTAAAGATTTGGCAAGGATGTCAGTGACACAAACTTTAGAACAGCGTGGTATTGAGTTATCAGATCAGTTAGGCCTGTTTGATACAGATCCTAAAAAACCGACAAACTTAATGGCCATCTAA
- the yycI gene encoding two-component system regulatory protein YycI gives MDWSKIKTIFIVAFLLLDIYLIYEYTQLKKDNEQFETEEPETPIAKTLALDGIKYDEDKFPSNVEKGQYLTAKSMTFSDEDVEELEKSRLSGQSIRVQDSTMLQSILEKPIKLSDEFKKEELADFIKNNILNGDQYVFWEKKDNTITYYQQYNGKTLYHNLKGELTFLVNEENNIVSYNQTYLQDIKEFDEKEMLVKPLEAIFALYKNAYLEMGTYISNVELGYYSQQNAPSVQLLAPTWKITIKGQKNLYVNALNGEIIKPEMEETKLE, from the coding sequence GTGGATTGGAGTAAAATTAAGACTATTTTTATTGTAGCCTTCTTACTGTTGGATATATATTTGATATATGAGTACACACAGTTAAAAAAGGATAATGAACAGTTTGAGACAGAAGAGCCAGAAACACCAATCGCAAAAACATTGGCACTTGATGGCATTAAGTATGATGAAGACAAGTTTCCATCAAATGTAGAAAAAGGTCAGTATTTAACAGCAAAATCTATGACTTTCAGTGATGAGGATGTTGAGGAGCTTGAAAAAAGCAGACTAAGCGGTCAAAGTATTAGAGTTCAAGATTCTACTATGCTGCAGTCTATATTAGAAAAACCGATAAAGCTAAGTGATGAATTTAAGAAAGAAGAATTGGCTGATTTTATTAAGAATAATATTTTAAATGGTGATCAATATGTATTCTGGGAGAAGAAGGATAATACGATTACCTATTATCAGCAATATAATGGCAAGACTTTATATCACAATTTAAAAGGAGAATTGACCTTTTTAGTGAATGAAGAAAATAATATCGTATCCTATAATCAAACCTATCTGCAGGACATTAAAGAATTCGATGAAAAGGAAATGCTCGTAAAGCCGTTAGAGGCCATTTTTGCCCTCTATAAGAATGCCTATTTAGAAATGGGTACTTATATCTCAAATGTGGAGCTCGGCTATTATTCACAGCAAAATGCGCCATCTGTACAGCTGCTGGCGCCAACTTGGAAGATTACGATCAAAGGACAGAAAAACCTTTATGTCAATGCATTGAATGGGGAGATTATTAAGCCAGAGATGGAAGAGACGAAATTGGAGTGA
- the yycH gene encoding two-component system activity regulator YycH: protein MNYENIKSLVLTILVMLSLLMYYLLWTDQGNTTELPTDNIVEPEKIGSKKEVADIVRPDRIFQHVDGETYGTISMDEINSVLEVLKTVEYGSLENISEEINDIPSFIKQETDSMEIRFPGQTPFSLYRDILHIEESNLFNFDTILVSYNLVNEDEGTVYFISEKENKVYKSNIFVSYINNIKDLQKNITAEETPYNAYFSYQAGSKLIYLPTEETEINRYIYKSETVDSSRLKNAIFTNSSLAQKSVETNQEVYTDDTSILRVIKDTHVVNFKSTSGITVNELSPNQIIENSIDFVNSHGGWVNSFLYVGNDNDQSTINFRIYNETGFPVFNLKNGLSSIKVSWENNKIEQFITSNLTITAKPIDTTTQKLDSGSSVLKEIKSSENFDPDKLEAIVPGYDMVITNPSYVYLEPSWFYLYNGQWRQLGEVKTGGTKSGLE from the coding sequence ATGAATTATGAAAATATAAAAAGTTTAGTACTGACAATTTTAGTGATGTTAAGTCTGCTCATGTATTATTTGCTTTGGACAGATCAAGGTAACACAACAGAGCTTCCAACTGATAATATTGTGGAGCCTGAAAAAATCGGCAGCAAAAAAGAGGTAGCTGATATTGTTCGACCCGATAGAATTTTCCAGCATGTAGATGGTGAAACTTATGGTACAATTTCAATGGACGAAATAAATTCAGTTCTAGAAGTGTTAAAAACGGTCGAATACGGAAGTCTTGAGAATATTTCCGAAGAAATAAATGATATACCTTCTTTTATTAAACAAGAAACAGATAGTATGGAAATTCGTTTCCCAGGTCAGACACCTTTCAGTCTATATAGGGATATACTTCATATTGAAGAGAGCAATCTTTTTAATTTTGATACGATTCTTGTATCCTATAATCTTGTGAATGAAGATGAAGGAACGGTTTACTTTATTTCAGAGAAAGAAAACAAGGTTTATAAAAGTAATATTTTTGTTAGTTATATCAATAACATTAAAGACCTTCAGAAAAATATTACTGCTGAAGAAACACCTTACAACGCTTATTTCAGCTATCAGGCAGGAAGTAAGCTGATCTATTTGCCAACAGAAGAAACTGAAATAAATAGATATATATATAAGAGCGAGACAGTTGATTCATCTAGACTTAAAAATGCTATTTTTACTAATTCAAGTTTAGCTCAAAAGAGCGTTGAGACAAATCAGGAAGTTTATACAGATGATACTAGTATCTTGAGAGTAATAAAGGATACACATGTTGTTAATTTTAAAAGCACATCTGGGATTACAGTAAATGAGCTTAGTCCAAATCAAATCATCGAGAATAGCATTGACTTTGTGAATAGCCATGGAGGCTGGGTTAACAGCTTTTTATATGTAGGCAATGATAATGATCAAAGTACGATTAATTTCCGTATTTATAATGAAACAGGCTTCCCAGTCTTTAACTTGAAGAACGGCCTTTCTTCTATAAAGGTTAGCTGGGAAAATAATAAGATAGAGCAATTCATTACAAGCAACCTGACGATAACAGCAAAACCAATTGATACAACAACTCAAAAGCTAGATTCAGGAAGTTCTGTGTTAAAGGAAATTAAGTCCTCGGAAAACTTCGATCCTGATAAGCTGGAGGCTATTGTGCCAGGCTATGATATGGTCATAACCAACCCAAGCTATGTTTATTTAGAGCCAAGCTGGTTTTACTTATATAATGGGCAATGGCGTCAATTAGGGGAAGTGAAGACAGGGGGCACAAAAAGTGGATTGGAGTAA
- the walK gene encoding cell wall metabolism sensor histidine kinase WalK gives MKKVSFFRSIHVKLMIIIVLLILISIQIIGVYFVQKLQSTLIENFKTSIQEKVNIVSIYMEEQFVKERPVENADTTLEEDVRRLLSEHNNATDIQEIRVINNNSIIIGTSDPEKQNLVGQKMVQSKVRRAMSNSSQPTSYIRVTSNKKEYVLITPIRQQGGETVGVIYTVGKIQQVYDSLDSINSIFQKGTAITLIVTAVLGILLARTITRPISDMQKHAFALSKGNFSQKVKVYGFDEIGQLAITFNNLTKKLQESQASTESERRKLSSVLSYMTDGVIATDRKGRIILINEPAAKMLDVSRETVLSEPIIQLLGLKDKYTFDELLEERESVILDYSTNYEPYILRANFSVIQKETGFVNGLITVLHDITEQEKIDMERKEFVANVSHELRTPLTTMRSYVEALAEGAWQDDGLAPKFLEVTQNETERMIRLVNDLLQLSKLDSRDYKLNKELVDFMVFYNRIIDRFELTKEQNVVFERKLPKHAAFVEIDEDKLTQVLDNIISNAMKYSPEGGKITFSIKEQEQQIIVSVADNGVGIPKENISKIFDRFYRVDKARTRRLGGTGLGLAIAKEMVEAHGGRIWASSKEGKGTKISFTLPYIQSEEDDWV, from the coding sequence ATGAAAAAAGTTAGTTTTTTTAGATCAATTCATGTAAAGCTAATGATAATAATTGTATTGCTCATACTCATATCGATACAGATTATCGGTGTATACTTTGTACAAAAGCTGCAGTCCACTTTAATCGAAAACTTTAAGACCTCTATTCAGGAAAAGGTAAATATAGTTTCTATATATATGGAGGAACAGTTTGTAAAAGAGCGGCCAGTAGAAAATGCCGATACTACTCTTGAAGAAGATGTGAGAAGACTGTTAAGCGAGCATAATAATGCAACAGATATTCAGGAGATAAGGGTAATAAATAATAACTCCATTATTATTGGTACCTCAGATCCTGAAAAACAAAATTTAGTCGGACAGAAAATGGTGCAAAGTAAAGTTAGAAGGGCTATGTCCAATTCTTCGCAACCGACTTCCTATATTAGAGTTACATCCAATAAAAAAGAATATGTGTTAATTACGCCAATCAGGCAGCAGGGCGGCGAAACTGTTGGGGTAATTTATACTGTAGGTAAGATTCAGCAAGTGTATGACAGTCTGGACAGTATAAACAGTATCTTTCAAAAAGGGACAGCTATCACTTTAATTGTCACAGCAGTACTGGGGATTTTATTAGCAAGAACAATTACAAGACCAATTTCTGATATGCAGAAACATGCTTTTGCACTTTCTAAGGGAAACTTTTCACAGAAGGTTAAAGTGTACGGATTTGATGAAATTGGACAGCTGGCAATCACTTTTAATAATTTGACAAAAAAGCTCCAAGAATCTCAGGCATCTACAGAAAGTGAAAGAAGAAAGTTGTCCTCTGTCCTTTCTTATATGACTGATGGCGTTATCGCCACAGACAGAAAAGGGAGAATTATTCTTATCAATGAACCTGCTGCGAAAATGCTGGATGTTTCACGTGAAACAGTCTTATCGGAACCGATTATTCAGTTGCTTGGTTTAAAGGATAAATATACTTTTGATGAACTGCTTGAGGAACGGGAATCTGTTATTTTGGATTATAGTACAAATTATGAACCATATATTCTTCGAGCGAATTTTTCTGTCATTCAAAAAGAAACAGGCTTTGTAAATGGCTTAATTACTGTACTTCATGATATTACGGAACAAGAGAAAATTGATATGGAAAGAAAAGAGTTTGTGGCGAATGTTTCTCATGAGCTCAGGACCCCATTAACGACGATGCGAAGCTATGTGGAAGCATTGGCAGAGGGTGCATGGCAGGATGATGGACTTGCTCCAAAGTTTCTGGAAGTGACTCAAAACGAAACAGAGCGAATGATTCGCCTTGTAAATGATTTGTTACAGCTGTCCAAGCTCGACAGCAGAGATTACAAGCTGAATAAAGAACTAGTTGATTTTATGGTGTTTTATAATAGAATCATTGATCGTTTCGAATTGACAAAGGAACAAAACGTTGTCTTTGAACGGAAGCTGCCAAAACACGCAGCATTTGTGGAAATTGATGAAGATAAATTAACACAAGTGCTCGATAATATCATTTCAAATGCAATGAAGTATTCTCCTGAAGGTGGGAAAATTACATTTTCTATAAAAGAACAGGAGCAGCAAATCATTGTGAGTGTAGCAGATAATGGTGTTGGCATACCGAAGGAAAATATAAGCAAAATCTTTGACCGTTTTTACCGTGTAGACAAAGCGAGAACAAGAAGGCTCGGTGGAACTGGTCTTGGCTTAGCTATTGCGAAAGAAATGGTTGAAGCACACGGGGGAAGAATTTGGGCATCAAGTAAAGAAGGAAAAGGCACGAAGATTTCCTTTACACTTCCTTATATTCAATCTGAAGAGGATGATTGGGTATGA
- the yycF gene encoding response regulator YycF, which produces MNKKILVVDDEKPIADILQFNLKKEGFEVHCAYDGNAALEMVEEVQPDLVLLDIMLPQRDGMEVCREIRKKYEMPIIMLTAKDSEIDKVLGLELGADDYVTKPFSTRELIARVKANLRRHQQVPAAAEEENESNEIEVGSLIIHPDAYIVSKRGEMIELTHREFELLHYLAKHIGQVMTREHLLQTVWGYDYYGDVRTVDVTVRRLREKIEDNPSHPTWIVTRRGVGYYLRNPEQE; this is translated from the coding sequence ATGAATAAAAAGATACTTGTAGTAGATGATGAAAAACCGATTGCTGATATTCTGCAATTTAATTTAAAGAAGGAAGGCTTTGAAGTACATTGTGCTTATGATGGCAATGCTGCATTGGAAATGGTAGAAGAAGTGCAGCCCGATTTAGTTTTGCTTGATATCATGCTTCCGCAGCGAGATGGAATGGAAGTTTGCCGTGAAATTCGCAAAAAGTATGAGATGCCAATCATTATGCTTACAGCAAAGGATTCTGAAATCGACAAAGTGCTTGGTCTTGAGCTTGGCGCAGATGATTATGTAACGAAGCCTTTTAGTACGAGAGAGCTTATTGCTCGCGTTAAAGCTAACTTGAGACGTCATCAGCAGGTTCCTGCTGCTGCAGAGGAAGAGAATGAATCAAATGAGATTGAAGTTGGCTCCTTAATTATTCACCCGGATGCTTATATTGTTTCAAAAAGAGGGGAAATGATTGAGCTGACACATCGTGAGTTTGAGCTTCTTCATTATTTGGCAAAACATATCGGTCAAGTAATGACAAGAGAGCATTTGCTCCAAACGGTTTGGGGCTATGATTATTACGGTGATGTTCGTACAGTGGATGTGACGGTGAGAAGATTGAGAGAAAAAATAGAGGATAACCCAAGCCATCCAACCTGGATTGTAACGAGAAGAGGGGTAGGGTATTACTTGCGTAATCCTGAACAGGAGTAA